A window from Streptomyces sp. NBC_00335 encodes these proteins:
- a CDS encoding SPFH domain-containing protein produces MTEATMYPTRTTSTTGTFEIPPHPTPRATPPPPSAPTPSAPTPAEAEQSTAIQPGPTTAPAAATPTAAAPTGAAPAAAAPRWAAAAESAPTEAGWAVAEAGTEPGSHLSASPDPATLVPATLVPAAAVPDATEPDRAESVPAAAGWVAAGAGTEPGSYLSASPDRATPVPAAAVWVPADADADADAERGAHLSAAPDVAAATRSASAQAAPVQAAPVPVPSGRAEAFVAGGSDAVPVAASVSPVPAAAVTEWAAPTGWALAGEPSGSARAEAASRPAPAGADRDADGLVAVGAGVQATAVAPHGPAGRAGEGARSDVPAARAQAEPGVDILHPQDEAAHAGAATLRLRNPDTEFARPHPQDEAWPPAAVPAKAEHAPRHAGPPAARDLPGQGGSSTEQGRAPQHAVPGPAPEAEYADPYPVPDLPGPADADPGDPPGGREVTWSVPGPGAAGDAGDAGDAGDAGPGAREGADGEADTAAQSATGGGVVPGPGAAEVVEVVARAVARIAEDDTQDLPLVTGVRGVAVTEVPVHLPFRGAAQPQPRQPKPEPEPKPEPSRPKAQAAPAPRSAPGRRVPRGDDRLHEHHGPVLPGWIAVAVGGIALAGCAVVLWRAGAVPDSLALAFGAEPRPYRGLQARFWPPLAFLGVVALLALGGLGRGRAGHAWVLTLFGRYRGTVRRSGLTWISPLLLRRRVDVRLRHWRSDPMPAVDSGGLALQVVVQVVWQVKDTARATLAVADHVDYLAEQVESAMARVLSQLPADAFHEAAPTLRDAEAVGDALTRMLAAETEAVGVEVFSAQPTRIEYAPEVADAMRRRRVAAIDAKHRDTVLTSVVDAVDDTVHRLTSRGLVELDDYERKALVKDLTVAFYTGRAE; encoded by the coding sequence ATGACGGAGGCAACGATGTACCCCACGCGCACGACATCGACCACAGGCACCTTCGAGATCCCCCCGCACCCGACCCCCCGGGCGACGCCCCCGCCTCCGTCCGCCCCGACGCCGTCCGCCCCGACTCCGGCCGAAGCGGAACAGTCCACGGCGATCCAGCCCGGGCCCACCACCGCACCGGCGGCAGCCACACCGACCGCAGCCGCGCCGACCGGAGCCGCACCGGCAGCTGCCGCACCCCGTTGGGCCGCTGCGGCGGAGTCCGCACCGACCGAGGCCGGGTGGGCAGTCGCCGAGGCCGGCACCGAGCCGGGCTCGCACCTGTCGGCTTCGCCCGACCCGGCCACGCTCGTGCCGGCCACGCTCGTGCCGGCCGCAGCCGTGCCGGATGCGACCGAGCCTGACCGGGCCGAGTCCGTGCCGGCTGCCGCAGGGTGGGTGGCGGCCGGGGCCGGCACCGAGCCGGGCTCGTACCTGTCGGCTTCGCCCGACCGGGCCACGCCCGTGCCGGCCGCGGCGGTTTGGGTCCCGGCCGATGCCGATGCCGATGCCGATGCCGAGCGGGGCGCACACCTGTCGGCCGCGCCCGACGTGGCCGCGGCCACGCGGTCCGCGTCCGCGCAGGCCGCCCCCGTGCAGGCCGCGCCCGTCCCCGTGCCTTCGGGGCGGGCCGAGGCCTTCGTGGCCGGGGGCTCCGACGCGGTGCCGGTCGCCGCCTCCGTGTCGCCCGTGCCCGCGGCGGCAGTGACCGAGTGGGCCGCGCCCACGGGTTGGGCACTGGCGGGTGAGCCGTCCGGGTCCGCACGCGCCGAAGCCGCCTCCCGGCCGGCTCCGGCCGGGGCGGACCGGGACGCGGACGGGCTCGTCGCCGTGGGGGCGGGGGTGCAGGCCACTGCCGTCGCCCCGCACGGGCCCGCCGGACGGGCGGGTGAGGGTGCGCGCAGCGACGTACCGGCGGCGCGGGCCCAGGCCGAGCCGGGGGTGGACATCCTGCATCCCCAGGACGAGGCGGCCCACGCCGGTGCGGCCACGCTCCGGCTGCGCAATCCCGACACCGAATTCGCCCGGCCCCACCCGCAGGACGAGGCCTGGCCCCCGGCCGCCGTGCCCGCCAAGGCCGAGCACGCTCCACGGCACGCGGGTCCGCCCGCTGCCCGGGACCTGCCCGGACAGGGCGGCTCGTCCACCGAGCAGGGCCGCGCTCCGCAGCACGCGGTCCCGGGCCCCGCCCCGGAGGCCGAGTACGCGGATCCGTACCCCGTACCGGACCTGCCCGGGCCGGCAGATGCCGATCCCGGCGACCCGCCCGGCGGGCGGGAGGTGACCTGGTCGGTGCCCGGACCGGGCGCCGCCGGTGACGCCGGTGACGCCGGTGACGCCGGCGATGCCGGACCCGGAGCGCGGGAGGGTGCGGACGGCGAGGCCGACACCGCCGCGCAGTCCGCGACCGGTGGCGGAGTGGTCCCCGGGCCCGGGGCTGCCGAGGTGGTCGAGGTCGTCGCGCGGGCCGTGGCGCGGATCGCGGAGGACGATACGCAGGACCTGCCCCTGGTCACCGGGGTGCGCGGGGTCGCGGTGACCGAGGTGCCGGTGCACCTGCCGTTCCGCGGCGCCGCCCAGCCGCAGCCCCGGCAGCCGAAGCCCGAGCCCGAGCCGAAGCCGGAGCCGAGCCGGCCGAAGGCCCAGGCCGCCCCCGCGCCCCGGTCCGCCCCCGGACGCCGCGTTCCCCGTGGTGACGACCGGCTCCACGAGCACCACGGCCCGGTGCTGCCCGGCTGGATCGCGGTGGCCGTCGGCGGGATCGCGCTCGCGGGCTGCGCGGTCGTCCTCTGGCGGGCCGGGGCCGTCCCGGACTCCCTCGCGCTGGCGTTCGGCGCGGAACCCCGCCCCTACCGGGGACTGCAGGCACGGTTCTGGCCGCCGCTCGCCTTCCTCGGGGTCGTCGCGCTCCTCGCCCTCGGCGGGCTGGGCCGCGGCCGGGCCGGTCACGCCTGGGTGCTCACCCTCTTCGGCCGCTACCGCGGCACCGTCCGCCGCTCCGGCCTGACCTGGATCAGCCCCCTGCTGCTGCGCCGCCGGGTCGACGTCCGGCTGCGGCACTGGCGCAGCGACCCGATGCCCGCCGTGGACTCCGGCGGGCTCGCCCTCCAGGTCGTCGTCCAGGTGGTCTGGCAGGTCAAGGACACCGCCCGCGCCACCCTGGCCGTCGCCGACCACGTGGACTACCTCGCCGAGCAGGTCGAATCGGCCATGGCCAGGGTCCTGTCCCAGCTCCCCGCCGACGCCTTCCACGAGGCCGCCCCGACCCTGCGCGACGCCGAGGCCGTCGGCGACGCGCTGACCCGGATGCTGGCGGCGGAGACCGAGGCGGTGGGCGTGGAGGTGTTCTCGGCGCAGCCCACCCGGATCGAGTACGCCCCCGAAGTCGCGGACGCCATGCGGCGGCGCCGGGTCGCGGCGATCGACGCCAAGCACCGGGACACCGTCCTGACCTCGGTGGTCGACGCGGTGGACGACACCGTCCACCGCCTCACCTCGCGCGGGCTCGTGGAGCTCGACGACTACGAGCGCAAGGCCCTCGTGAAGGACCTGACCGTCGCCTTCTACACGGGCCGCGCCGAGTAG
- a CDS encoding lytic polysaccharide monooxygenase auxiliary activity family 9 protein, whose product MRSFRMPRTKRAAATATATTVGLGVVAALALVTAPTASSHGYTDTPISRQKLCANKTVSDCGAIQWEPQSVEGLKGFPAAGPADGRICSANHTEFAQLDDPRGGAWPATPVTSGQSYSFRWQFTANHSTTDFRYYVTKNGWDPTKPLTRAALDPQPFLTVAYNGARPAMTTVHQGAMPSGKTGRHMILAVWTVNDTVNAFYSCSDVQF is encoded by the coding sequence ATGCGTTCCTTCCGCATGCCCAGAACCAAGCGGGCCGCCGCCACGGCCACCGCCACCACCGTCGGCCTCGGAGTCGTCGCCGCCCTCGCGCTCGTCACGGCCCCCACGGCCAGCAGCCACGGGTACACCGACACCCCGATCAGCCGCCAGAAGCTCTGCGCCAACAAGACCGTCTCCGACTGCGGCGCCATCCAGTGGGAGCCCCAGAGCGTCGAGGGCCTCAAGGGGTTCCCCGCCGCCGGTCCCGCCGACGGCCGCATATGTTCGGCCAACCACACGGAGTTCGCCCAGCTCGACGACCCGCGCGGCGGCGCCTGGCCGGCCACCCCGGTGACCAGCGGGCAGAGCTACAGCTTCCGCTGGCAGTTCACCGCGAACCACTCCACCACCGACTTCCGGTACTACGTCACCAAGAACGGCTGGGACCCCACCAAGCCGCTCACCCGCGCCGCCCTCGACCCGCAGCCCTTCCTCACGGTCGCCTACAACGGTGCCCGCCCCGCCATGACCACCGTCCATCAGGGCGCCATGCCGAGCGGCAAGACCGGCCGGCACATGATCCTCGCCGTGTGGACCGTCAACGACACCGTCAACGCCTTCTACTCCTGCTCCGACGTCCAGTTCTGA
- a CDS encoding AMP-binding protein — MRTTTPETVAELIASQWGDHRPGLKYADGVLSHHRTAREAAARAALLVDLLPPGAEPHIGVLLDNTPEFPFWLGAAALAGAAVAGINPTRRGPELARDILHTDCRILVTERTHLPLLRGLDLPGVRLLVTDSDEYEALLAPYAGAKPGDATLGPGPSPSSRLLLYFTSGSTGAPKAAICTQGRLAGAGASLARHFSVTPDDVHYVCMPLFHGNAVIADWLPALAGGAAVALRRRFSASAFLDDVRAYEATYFTYVGRAVQYLLATPPRPDDRAHTLRLGFGTEAGAVDAARFAERFGVRLVEGYGATEGGASVQRTPDTPPGALGRAGAGDDLAVIDPETGRECPPAVLDPRGRLLNGAEAIGELVNKGRSLFEGYWRNPDAEAARTRDGWYWTGDLFFRDPDGFLYFAGRTDDRLRVDSENLAAAVIENILARWTRAAAVAVYAVPDEVAGDQVMAAVALREGAVFSPQGFASFLAAQPDLGTKMAPRYVRVVGVMPTTATNKVHRVSLRGEAFQTTDPVWWRPPGEDAYRRLEAEDLAGLLAAYEAQGRADLLSR; from the coding sequence ATGCGGACGACGACACCCGAAACCGTCGCGGAGCTCATCGCGAGCCAATGGGGCGACCACCGGCCCGGTCTGAAGTACGCCGACGGCGTCCTCAGCCACCACCGGACCGCCCGGGAGGCCGCGGCGCGCGCCGCGCTCCTCGTCGACCTGCTGCCGCCGGGGGCGGAGCCGCACATCGGGGTGCTGCTCGACAACACCCCCGAGTTCCCGTTCTGGCTCGGCGCGGCGGCCCTCGCCGGGGCCGCCGTCGCCGGGATCAACCCCACCCGGCGCGGTCCCGAGCTGGCCCGCGACATCCTGCACACCGACTGCCGGATCCTGGTGACCGAGCGGACCCACCTGCCGCTCCTGCGCGGCCTCGACCTGCCCGGCGTACGGCTCCTGGTGACGGACTCGGACGAGTACGAGGCCCTGCTCGCCCCGTACGCGGGCGCGAAGCCCGGCGACGCGACGCTCGGCCCCGGCCCGAGCCCGTCCTCCCGGCTGCTCCTCTACTTCACCTCCGGCTCCACCGGCGCCCCCAAGGCCGCCATCTGCACCCAGGGCCGCCTGGCCGGCGCCGGCGCCTCGCTCGCACGTCACTTTTCAGTCACCCCGGACGACGTCCACTACGTCTGCATGCCCCTCTTCCACGGCAACGCCGTCATCGCCGACTGGCTCCCCGCCCTCGCGGGCGGGGCCGCCGTGGCGCTGCGCCGCCGCTTCTCGGCCTCCGCGTTCCTGGACGACGTACGGGCCTACGAGGCGACGTACTTCACCTACGTAGGCCGCGCGGTGCAGTACCTCCTCGCCACCCCGCCCCGCCCCGACGACCGCGCGCACACCCTGCGCCTCGGCTTCGGCACCGAGGCGGGCGCGGTCGACGCGGCGCGCTTCGCCGAGCGCTTCGGGGTCCGCCTCGTCGAGGGCTACGGGGCCACCGAGGGCGGCGCCTCCGTCCAGCGCACCCCCGACACCCCGCCGGGCGCCCTGGGGCGCGCGGGCGCCGGCGACGACCTGGCCGTCATCGACCCGGAGACGGGCCGCGAGTGCCCGCCGGCCGTGCTCGACCCGCGGGGCCGCCTCCTCAACGGCGCCGAGGCCATCGGCGAGCTGGTCAACAAGGGCCGCAGCCTCTTCGAGGGCTACTGGCGCAACCCCGACGCGGAGGCCGCCCGCACCCGCGACGGCTGGTACTGGACCGGGGACCTCTTCTTCCGCGACCCCGACGGCTTCCTCTACTTCGCCGGCCGCACCGACGACCGGCTGCGCGTCGACAGCGAGAACCTGGCCGCGGCGGTGATCGAGAACATCCTGGCCCGCTGGACCCGGGCGGCCGCGGTGGCCGTGTACGCCGTACCGGACGAGGTGGCGGGCGACCAGGTCATGGCCGCCGTGGCCCTGCGCGAGGGGGCCGTCTTCTCCCCGCAGGGGTTCGCGTCCTTCCTCGCCGCCCAGCCCGACCTCGGCACCAAGATGGCCCCGCGCTACGTGCGCGTCGTCGGCGTCATGCCGACCACGGCGACCAACAAGGTCCACCGGGTCTCCCTGCGCGGCGAGGCCTTCCAGACCACCGACCCCGTGTGGTGGCGGCCGCCGGGCGAGGACGCGTACCGGCGACTGGAAGCGGAGGACCTGGCCGGGCTCCTGGCCGCCTACGAGGCCCAGGGGCGGGCGGATCTGCTGAGCCGCTGA
- a CDS encoding IclR family transcriptional regulator produces MALKPEPTAPFHSVQYALRVLETVARHTGGVTDVQIARETGLPAVHLAPMLLMLRREGYVLQVSDGAYAIGDSLVLLGSGVDRQQALQDKLQDTLDRLRDSVGAAVYISRYVDGEVRITQFADSPRTPKVHEWVDFRSAAHASAVGKCLLTQLDLDGRRDHLSRHKIARLTSKTIVNERILFSKLDSQPATVPTLDLQEYAVGTVCAAVPITAGASVGCLALSLPVEHAHRLRAAADVLNRKAAPLLLSLTL; encoded by the coding sequence GTGGCGCTGAAGCCCGAGCCGACCGCGCCGTTCCACTCGGTGCAGTACGCCCTGCGCGTACTCGAAACGGTCGCACGCCATACCGGCGGCGTGACCGATGTACAGATCGCGCGTGAGACCGGCCTGCCCGCGGTCCATCTCGCCCCCATGCTCCTCATGCTGCGCCGGGAGGGGTACGTACTGCAGGTGTCCGACGGCGCCTACGCCATAGGGGACTCCCTCGTCCTGCTCGGCTCCGGCGTCGACCGCCAGCAGGCCCTGCAGGACAAGCTCCAGGACACCCTGGACCGGCTCCGGGACTCCGTCGGCGCCGCGGTCTACATCAGCCGGTACGTGGACGGCGAGGTCCGGATCACGCAGTTCGCGGACAGTCCGCGCACCCCCAAGGTCCACGAGTGGGTCGACTTCCGCTCGGCGGCGCACGCCAGCGCGGTCGGCAAGTGCCTGCTGACCCAGCTCGACCTCGACGGCCGGCGCGACCACCTGTCCCGGCACAAGATCGCCCGGCTGACGTCGAAGACCATCGTGAACGAGCGGATCCTCTTCTCGAAGCTGGACAGCCAGCCGGCCACGGTGCCCACGCTCGACCTGCAGGAGTACGCCGTCGGCACGGTCTGCGCGGCCGTCCCGATCACGGCCGGAGCCTCGGTGGGCTGCCTGGCCCTGTCCCTGCCCGTGGAGCACGCCCACCGGCTGCGGGCCGCGGCCGACGTGCTGAACCGCAAGGCCGCGCCGCTGCTGCTCTCGCTCACCCTCTGA
- a CDS encoding LLM class flavin-dependent oxidoreductase, with the protein MSDIADAEDAGRRGADRPGDGPSAGPGDGSSAGGVPGGIRGTALGRAPVPLSVLDLVTVGAGSTARDALLTSVDIARLAESRGYHRHWVAEHHSMPGVASSSPAVILAHLAAHTSRIRLGSGGVMLPNHAPLAIAEQFGTLEALAPGRIDLGLGRAPGTDGHTAAALRGPGRRDEAVDEFPRQLAELIRFLDDDFPDGHPYARVHAVPGPVQGPAGRPPVWLLGSSGFSARLAGALGLPFAYAHHFSPAGTLPALDLYRQSFRPSAVLDAPYAVIGVGALAADTEAEARAQVLTGALAMLRLRSGRPGLVPTPEEAAAYPYTPLEREFVDERLASVVHGTPDEVTAGLDDLAKRTGADELMLTANAHAGQARLRSYGLVADAYGMPLLDA; encoded by the coding sequence ATGAGTGACATCGCGGACGCGGAGGACGCTGGACGACGGGGAGCCGACCGTCCGGGCGACGGACCGAGCGCCGGACCGGGTGACGGATCGAGCGCCGGAGGGGTCCCCGGCGGGATCCGCGGGACGGCCCTCGGCCGGGCGCCGGTGCCGCTCTCGGTGCTGGACCTCGTCACCGTCGGCGCCGGCAGCACCGCCCGCGACGCCCTGCTCACCAGCGTCGACATAGCCCGGCTCGCCGAGTCCCGCGGCTACCACCGCCACTGGGTCGCCGAACACCACTCCATGCCCGGGGTCGCCAGCTCCTCCCCGGCCGTGATCCTGGCCCACCTCGCGGCCCACACCTCCCGGATCCGGCTCGGCTCGGGCGGGGTCATGCTGCCCAATCACGCCCCGCTCGCCATCGCCGAGCAGTTCGGCACCCTGGAGGCACTGGCCCCGGGCCGGATCGACCTCGGCCTCGGCCGGGCGCCCGGCACCGACGGGCACACGGCCGCCGCGCTGCGCGGGCCCGGGCGGCGCGACGAGGCCGTGGACGAGTTCCCCCGGCAGCTCGCGGAACTGATCCGCTTCCTCGACGACGACTTCCCCGACGGGCACCCGTACGCCCGCGTGCACGCGGTACCGGGTCCGGTGCAGGGTCCCGCCGGGCGGCCGCCGGTGTGGCTGCTCGGCTCCTCCGGCTTCAGTGCCCGCCTCGCCGGCGCACTCGGGCTGCCCTTCGCCTACGCGCACCACTTCTCCCCGGCCGGGACCCTGCCCGCCCTCGACCTCTACCGGCAGTCCTTCCGCCCCTCGGCCGTCCTGGACGCCCCGTACGCCGTCATCGGGGTCGGGGCCCTCGCAGCCGACACGGAGGCGGAGGCCCGCGCGCAGGTGCTCACCGGCGCGCTGGCGATGCTCCGGCTGCGCAGCGGGCGCCCCGGGCTGGTCCCGACGCCCGAGGAGGCGGCCGCGTACCCGTACACGCCGCTGGAGCGGGAGTTCGTGGACGAGCGGCTCGCGAGCGTGGTCCACGGAACCCCCGACGAGGTCACCGCGGGCCTGGACGACCTCGCGAAGCGGACGGGCGCCGACGAACTGATGCTGACCGCCAACGCCCACGCCGGCCAGGCCCGCCTGCGCTCGTACGGCCTCGTCGCGGACGCGTACGGCATGCCGCTCCTCGACGCCTGA